One window of the Hoplias malabaricus isolate fHopMal1 chromosome Y, fHopMal1.hap1, whole genome shotgun sequence genome contains the following:
- the LOC136678323 gene encoding diphthine methyltransferase-like isoform X2 — protein sequence MGCESRTRSLQVFNTELSADSVEWCPVAQWSHILACGTYQLQKDDVSSKAGEESTTPNRTGRLYLFQFLSQGDFTPPLTEIQRFDTPAILDLKWCHIPVSERPVLGMATANGEIQLHRLIDGQQSNSLEHVLSTKLGPDRLALSLDWSTGRGESSDIRVVSSDSTGSLSVLSLGDSSLNVVSQWKAHDFEAWISAFSYWDTQLVFSGGDDGKLKGWDLRLGPSSPTFTSKRHSMGVCSIHSNPHREHILATGSYDENVLLWDERNMRQPLSETAMGGGVWRLKWHPTQEHLLLAACMHNDFHILHCQRAMDGNEGSCPILASYILHNSLAYGADWSWLPLSSPPPLSPLEAAPASVEVLEPGGHLRIQYESPTASFDTSLEDDSGRYIPDHSPPPVKTTLPSAAPLPSLGDNPASMSYLLATCSFYDHMLHVWRWDWNPKETETESKEAEPAPSS from the exons ATGGGCTGTGAGTCTCGGACCCGGAGCCTCCAGGTGTTTAACACGGAGCTGAGTGCGGACAGTGTGGAATGGTGCCCTGTCGCTCAGTGGAGTCACATTTTGGCCTGTGGAACTTACCAGCTACAGAAAGACGACGTGAGTTCAAAA GCAGGAGAAGAGTCCACAACTCCAAACCGAACTGGCCGTCTGTACCTGTTCCAGTTTCTTTCTCAGGGAGATTTCACCCCACCACTAACTGAAATTCAGAGATTCGATACACCAGCTATACTAGATCTCAAATG GTGTCATATACCAGTGTCTGAGCGTCCCGTCCTGGGGATGGCCACAGCTAATGGAGAGATACAGTTACACAGACTCATTGATGGACAG CAAAGTAACAGTTTGGAGCATGTGCTGAGCACAAAATTGGGCCCGGACAGGTTAGCATTGTCTCTTGACTGGTCAACAGGGAGAGGTGAAAG CAGTGACATACGTGTGGTGTCTAGTGACTCAACAGGCTCGTTGAGTGTGCTGTCTCTTGGGGATTCCAGCTTGAATGTCGTCTCCCAGTGGAAAGCTCATGATTTTGAGGCCTGGATCTCAGCTTTCAGTTACTGGGACACACAGCTGGTTTTTTCAG GTGGTGATGACGGCAAACTTAAAGGCTGGGATCTGAGACTGGGTCCTTCCTCCCCCACTTTCACCAGTAAAAG GCATTCTATGGGAGTTTGCAGCATACACAGCAACCCTCACCGAGAGCACATTTTAGCTACTGGAAG TTATGATGAAAACGTGCTGTTGTGGGACGAGAGGAACATGCGGCAGCCCCTCAGTGAGACTGCAATGGGTGGAGGAGTGTGGAGGCTCAAGTGGCATCCCACCCAAGAACACTTGCTTCTGGCAGCATGTATGCACAACGACTTCCATATTCTTCACTGCCAGCGAGCTATGG ATGGAAATGAAGGGTCCTGTCCCATCCTGGCTTCTTACATCCTGCACAACTCCTTAGCCTATGGAGCAGATTGGTCTTGGCTTCCTCTGAGTAGCCCTCCACCCTTATCCCCTCTGGAAGCAGCTCCAGCAAGTGTGGAGGTCTTAGAGCCAGGAGGCCACCTTCGGATTCAGTATGAGTCTCCAACTGCCAGCTTTGACACCTCACTCGAGGATGACAGTGGACGATACATCCCTGACCATTCTCCTCCTCCAGTCAAGACCACCCTGCCATCAGCAGCTCCTCTCCCCAGCCTGGGGGACAACCCAGCTTCCATGTCCTACCTGCTGGCCACATGCTCTTTCTATGACCACATGCTGCATGTGTGGAGATGGGACTGGAATCCAAAGGAGACTGAGACAGAATCAAAAGAGGCCGAGCCTGCTCCCTCATCCTAA
- the LOC136679036 gene encoding large ribosomal subunit protein mL41-like isoform X2: MGLLSALTRGMVRGADRTAEMTSKRGPRTFYKSRGAMPAGVVTSSRKFIRVQEMIPEIVVPNLEGFNLKPYVSYKAPSGTEQTMTAEELFAQVVAPQIERDIEAGTFDKDNLEKYGLEKTQDGKLFKLYPKNFMR; this comes from the coding sequence ATGGGGCTGTTATCAGCACTGACCCGTGGCATGGTCCGGGGGGCTGACCGCACTGCTGAGATGACAAGCAAACGTGGGCCTCGGACGTTTTACAAAAGCAGGGGGGCCATGCCAGCCGGAGTGGTGACGTCCAGCAGGAAATTCATCCGTGTGCAGGAAATGATTCCTGAGATTGTAGTGCCAAACCTTGAAGGATTTAACCTGAAACCCTATGTGTCCTACAAGGCTCCATCAGGGACGGAGCAGACCATGACGGCAGAGGAACTGTTTGCTCAGGTGGTGGCACCACAGATTGAGAGGGACATTGAAGCTGGCACATTTGACAAGGACAATCTGGAAAAATATGGATTAGAGAAAACACAGGATGGAAAGTTGTTCAAATTATATCCCAAGAATTTCATGCGTtga
- the LOC136678323 gene encoding diphthine methyltransferase-like isoform X1 has protein sequence MGCESRTRSLQVFNTELSADSVEWCPVAQWSHILACGTYQLQKDDVSSKAGEESTTPNRTGRLYLFQFLSQGDFTPPLTEIQRFDTPAILDLKWCHIPVSERPVLGMATANGEIQLHRLIDGQQSNSLEHVLSTKLGPDRLALSLDWSTGRGESSDIRVVSSDSTGSLSVLSLGDSSLNVVSQWKAHDFEAWISAFSYWDTQLVFSGGDDGKLKGWDLRLGPSSPTFTSKRHSMGVCSIHSNPHREHILATGSYDENVLLWDERNMRQPLSETAMGGGVWRLKWHPTQEHLLLAACMHNDFHILHCQRAMVDGNEGSCPILASYILHNSLAYGADWSWLPLSSPPPLSPLEAAPASVEVLEPGGHLRIQYESPTASFDTSLEDDSGRYIPDHSPPPVKTTLPSAAPLPSLGDNPASMSYLLATCSFYDHMLHVWRWDWNPKETETESKEAEPAPSS, from the exons ATGGGCTGTGAGTCTCGGACCCGGAGCCTCCAGGTGTTTAACACGGAGCTGAGTGCGGACAGTGTGGAATGGTGCCCTGTCGCTCAGTGGAGTCACATTTTGGCCTGTGGAACTTACCAGCTACAGAAAGACGACGTGAGTTCAAAA GCAGGAGAAGAGTCCACAACTCCAAACCGAACTGGCCGTCTGTACCTGTTCCAGTTTCTTTCTCAGGGAGATTTCACCCCACCACTAACTGAAATTCAGAGATTCGATACACCAGCTATACTAGATCTCAAATG GTGTCATATACCAGTGTCTGAGCGTCCCGTCCTGGGGATGGCCACAGCTAATGGAGAGATACAGTTACACAGACTCATTGATGGACAG CAAAGTAACAGTTTGGAGCATGTGCTGAGCACAAAATTGGGCCCGGACAGGTTAGCATTGTCTCTTGACTGGTCAACAGGGAGAGGTGAAAG CAGTGACATACGTGTGGTGTCTAGTGACTCAACAGGCTCGTTGAGTGTGCTGTCTCTTGGGGATTCCAGCTTGAATGTCGTCTCCCAGTGGAAAGCTCATGATTTTGAGGCCTGGATCTCAGCTTTCAGTTACTGGGACACACAGCTGGTTTTTTCAG GTGGTGATGACGGCAAACTTAAAGGCTGGGATCTGAGACTGGGTCCTTCCTCCCCCACTTTCACCAGTAAAAG GCATTCTATGGGAGTTTGCAGCATACACAGCAACCCTCACCGAGAGCACATTTTAGCTACTGGAAG TTATGATGAAAACGTGCTGTTGTGGGACGAGAGGAACATGCGGCAGCCCCTCAGTGAGACTGCAATGGGTGGAGGAGTGTGGAGGCTCAAGTGGCATCCCACCCAAGAACACTTGCTTCTGGCAGCATGTATGCACAACGACTTCCATATTCTTCACTGCCAGCGAGCTATGG TAGATGGAAATGAAGGGTCCTGTCCCATCCTGGCTTCTTACATCCTGCACAACTCCTTAGCCTATGGAGCAGATTGGTCTTGGCTTCCTCTGAGTAGCCCTCCACCCTTATCCCCTCTGGAAGCAGCTCCAGCAAGTGTGGAGGTCTTAGAGCCAGGAGGCCACCTTCGGATTCAGTATGAGTCTCCAACTGCCAGCTTTGACACCTCACTCGAGGATGACAGTGGACGATACATCCCTGACCATTCTCCTCCTCCAGTCAAGACCACCCTGCCATCAGCAGCTCCTCTCCCCAGCCTGGGGGACAACCCAGCTTCCATGTCCTACCTGCTGGCCACATGCTCTTTCTATGACCACATGCTGCATGTGTGGAGATGGGACTGGAATCCAAAGGAGACTGAGACAGAATCAAAAGAGGCCGAGCCTGCTCCCTCATCCTAA
- the LOC136679036 gene encoding large ribosomal subunit protein mL41-like isoform X1, protein MTTDSTFGFREANADLEVMGLLSALTRGMVRGADRTAEMTSKRGPRTFYKSRGAMPAGVVTSSRKFIRVQEMIPEIVVPNLEGFNLKPYVSYKAPSGTEQTMTAEELFAQVVAPQIERDIEAGTFDKDNLEKYGLEKTQDGKLFKLYPKNFMR, encoded by the exons ATGACCACAGATTCCACGTTTGGTTTTCGGGAGGCGAAC GCTGACCTAGAGGTGATGGGGCTGTTATCAGCACTGACCCGTGGCATGGTCCGGGGGGCTGACCGCACTGCTGAGATGACAAGCAAACGTGGGCCTCGGACGTTTTACAAAAGCAGGGGGGCCATGCCAGCCGGAGTGGTGACGTCCAGCAGGAAATTCATCCGTGTGCAGGAAATGATTCCTGAGATTGTAGTGCCAAACCTTGAAGGATTTAACCTGAAACCCTATGTGTCCTACAAGGCTCCATCAGGGACGGAGCAGACCATGACGGCAGAGGAACTGTTTGCTCAGGTGGTGGCACCACAGATTGAGAGGGACATTGAAGCTGGCACATTTGACAAGGACAATCTGGAAAAATATGGATTAGAGAAAACACAGGATGGAAAGTTGTTCAAATTATATCCCAAGAATTTCATGCGTtga
- the LOC136678323 gene encoding diphthine methyltransferase-like isoform X3, whose protein sequence is MGCESRTRSLQVFNTELSADSVEWCPVAQWSHILACGTYQLQKDDAGEESTTPNRTGRLYLFQFLSQGDFTPPLTEIQRFDTPAILDLKWCHIPVSERPVLGMATANGEIQLHRLIDGQQSNSLEHVLSTKLGPDRLALSLDWSTGRGESSDIRVVSSDSTGSLSVLSLGDSSLNVVSQWKAHDFEAWISAFSYWDTQLVFSGGDDGKLKGWDLRLGPSSPTFTSKRHSMGVCSIHSNPHREHILATGSYDENVLLWDERNMRQPLSETAMGGGVWRLKWHPTQEHLLLAACMHNDFHILHCQRAMVDGNEGSCPILASYILHNSLAYGADWSWLPLSSPPPLSPLEAAPASVEVLEPGGHLRIQYESPTASFDTSLEDDSGRYIPDHSPPPVKTTLPSAAPLPSLGDNPASMSYLLATCSFYDHMLHVWRWDWNPKETETESKEAEPAPSS, encoded by the exons ATGGGCTGTGAGTCTCGGACCCGGAGCCTCCAGGTGTTTAACACGGAGCTGAGTGCGGACAGTGTGGAATGGTGCCCTGTCGCTCAGTGGAGTCACATTTTGGCCTGTGGAACTTACCAGCTACAGAAAGACGAC GCAGGAGAAGAGTCCACAACTCCAAACCGAACTGGCCGTCTGTACCTGTTCCAGTTTCTTTCTCAGGGAGATTTCACCCCACCACTAACTGAAATTCAGAGATTCGATACACCAGCTATACTAGATCTCAAATG GTGTCATATACCAGTGTCTGAGCGTCCCGTCCTGGGGATGGCCACAGCTAATGGAGAGATACAGTTACACAGACTCATTGATGGACAG CAAAGTAACAGTTTGGAGCATGTGCTGAGCACAAAATTGGGCCCGGACAGGTTAGCATTGTCTCTTGACTGGTCAACAGGGAGAGGTGAAAG CAGTGACATACGTGTGGTGTCTAGTGACTCAACAGGCTCGTTGAGTGTGCTGTCTCTTGGGGATTCCAGCTTGAATGTCGTCTCCCAGTGGAAAGCTCATGATTTTGAGGCCTGGATCTCAGCTTTCAGTTACTGGGACACACAGCTGGTTTTTTCAG GTGGTGATGACGGCAAACTTAAAGGCTGGGATCTGAGACTGGGTCCTTCCTCCCCCACTTTCACCAGTAAAAG GCATTCTATGGGAGTTTGCAGCATACACAGCAACCCTCACCGAGAGCACATTTTAGCTACTGGAAG TTATGATGAAAACGTGCTGTTGTGGGACGAGAGGAACATGCGGCAGCCCCTCAGTGAGACTGCAATGGGTGGAGGAGTGTGGAGGCTCAAGTGGCATCCCACCCAAGAACACTTGCTTCTGGCAGCATGTATGCACAACGACTTCCATATTCTTCACTGCCAGCGAGCTATGG TAGATGGAAATGAAGGGTCCTGTCCCATCCTGGCTTCTTACATCCTGCACAACTCCTTAGCCTATGGAGCAGATTGGTCTTGGCTTCCTCTGAGTAGCCCTCCACCCTTATCCCCTCTGGAAGCAGCTCCAGCAAGTGTGGAGGTCTTAGAGCCAGGAGGCCACCTTCGGATTCAGTATGAGTCTCCAACTGCCAGCTTTGACACCTCACTCGAGGATGACAGTGGACGATACATCCCTGACCATTCTCCTCCTCCAGTCAAGACCACCCTGCCATCAGCAGCTCCTCTCCCCAGCCTGGGGGACAACCCAGCTTCCATGTCCTACCTGCTGGCCACATGCTCTTTCTATGACCACATGCTGCATGTGTGGAGATGGGACTGGAATCCAAAGGAGACTGAGACAGAATCAAAAGAGGCCGAGCCTGCTCCCTCATCCTAA